The genomic interval AGACCGTGCTACCGATGAGTGAAATTGCGGCGCAGGTGGGGTATTGCTCGCAGAGTGCGTTTTCAGCGGCGATGTTGCGGGCGTTCGGGTGTACGCCAATGGCTTTGCGGCGAGAGCCTGGCGACAACTGACAGCAGTCTTGCGACAGAAATCGTTGGCCTGTGGTTTTACACTTTGCCAGTGCCGGCCTCTTCGCAGCACAAGGCTGCTCCTACAGAATACGCACAGTCCCTGTAGAAGCAGCCTTGTGCTGCGAAGAGGCCGGCAACGTCGATAAAGATCTTGAGCAAGGACCACCATGAACCACCGCACCGCCCTCGGCGCCCTGCACATTGGCGCGCTGTTCTTCGGCCTGACCGGCGTCTTCGGCAAACTGGCCGCCACTGCCAGCCCGGCGATCATCGTCTTCGGCCGCGCCGCCTTCGCCGTACTCGCCCTGGCCCTGTTCGCCAGCCTGACCGGCCCGGGCTGGCAACGCCTGAGCAGCCAGGATATCCGTCGCCTGCTGCTCGGCGGTGTGCTGCTGGCCGGCCACTGGGTCAGTTTCTTCATTGCCGTCAAAGTTGGCGGCGTGGCCATCGCCACCCTCGGTTTCGCCAGTTTCCCGGCCTTCACCGTCATCCTCGAAGGCCTGCTGTTCCGCGAGCGCATCCGCCGCAACGAGGCCGTGCTGGTGCTGCTGGTCAGCATCGGCCTGATACTGGTCACGCCAGATTTCGACCTGGCCAGCGAGGCCACTGGCGGCCTGCTCTGGGCACTGCTGTCAGGGCTGCTGTTCTCGCTGCTGTCCCTCACCAACCGCGCCGGCTCCGGGCGTTTGCCAGCAGTACAGGCTGCCCTGTGGCAGAACCTGGTGGTAAGCCTGTGCCTGCTGCCGTTCGCCGCACCAGGTCTGGCAGGCGTGGCGGCCATGGACTGGCTGTGGATCGCCCTGCTCGGCATCTTCTGCACCGGCGTGGCGCACAGCCTGTTCGTCGCCAGCCTGGCGGTGATCAAGGCGCGCACCGCCGCCGTGGTGTTCGGCATGGAGCCGGTCTATGGCATTGCCGTGGCCTGGGTGGTGTTCGCCGAAACCCCGACCTTGCGCATGCTGCTGGGCGGCGCGCTGATCATCTTCGCCATCGTGCTGTCCAGCCGCATGACCCGCGAACAACCACCCAAGCAGCGGCCACTGGCCGAGGGCGCCTGATCAGCGGTCGTTGTGGCCAAGGTCACGCTGCGGGTCGATCTGGTCGCGTACCCGCTGTTTCAGCACCTTGGCCTCGGGGAAGCCGCCGTCGGCCTTGCGCTCCCAGATCTGCACGCCATTGCAGGTAATGCAGAAGACCCCGCCGGTGCCCGGTGACAGCGCGACCTGGCCAAGGTCGTCGGCAAACGTGCTGAGCAGTTCCTGGGCCAGCCAGGCAGCGCGCAGCAGCCACTGGCACTGGGTGCAATAAGTGATGACGATTTCGGGCTTGTTGTCGGCCATGCTGAGGCATCTCCAGGTAAGGGGCCGCTTATACTAGCGGTCTTTAGCCCACGGTTTGAGACTCACGATGCGCCGTTTGCTGTGCTGTTTGCTGCTCGCCCTCACCTTATTCATGGCTGCCGCTGCGGAACCTGCCAGGCCCAAGGTCGGCTTGGTGTTGTCGGGGGGTGCGGCCCGTGGCCTGGCCCACATCGGCGTGCTCAAGGCACTGGAGGAACAGGGCGTGCGCATCGACGCCATCGCCGGCACCAGCATGGGCGCAGTGGTCGGCGGGCTTTACGCTTCGGGCTACAGTGTCGCAGAACTGGAAAAGCTCGCCACCACCCTGGACTGGCAACAGGCGCTGTCCGATGCCCCGCCGCGCAAGGACGTGCCGTTCCGGCGCAAGCAGGATGATCGCGATTTCCTGGTCAAGCAAAAGCTCAGCTTTCGCGACGACGGCAGCCTGGGCCTGCCGCTGGGGGTGATCCAGGGGCAGAACCTGTCACTGCTGCTGGAAAGCAAACTGGCGCACACCGCCGATACCCGCGATTTCGACAAGCTGCCCATCCCCTTTCGCGCTGTAGCCACCGACATCGCCAGTGGCGAAAAGGTGGTGTTCCGCCACGGCCATCTGCCCCAGGTCATCCGTGCCAGCATGTCGATCCCCGCCGTGTTTGCCCCGGTCGAACTGGACGGCCGCCTGCTGGTGGACGGCGGCATGGTCGACAACATCCCCGTCGACGTGGCCCGCGAAATGGGCGTGGACCTGGCCATCGTGGTCGACATCGGTACCCCGCTGCGCGATCGCAAGCAACTGCTGACCGTGGTCGACGTGCTCAACCAGTCGATTACCCTGATGACACGGCGCAATTCGGAAGAACAACTGGCCAGCCTGCAGCGCGATGACATCCTCATCCAGCCATCGCTAGCTGCCTTCGGCGTGACCGACTTCGGCCGTGCCCGGGACATGATCGACGCCGGTTACCGCGCCACCCGCCTGCTCGACCAACGCCTGGCTGCCCTGCGCGAGCCTGAGGGTGACAGCAACCTGGCCGTGGCCCGCTCGCCACGCCAGCGCACGCCGGTGATCACCGCGATCCGGATCGAGAACGACTCCAAGGTCAGCGACGACGTGATCCGCTCTTACATCCGTCAGCCGATCGACGCCCCCCTTGAGCTGGACCGCCTGCAGACCGACATGGGCACGCTCTACGGCCTGGACTACTTCGACCGGGTGCAGTACCGCGTGGTGCACAAGGGCAACGACAACACCTTGGTGATCAACGCCCGCGGTCGACGCGGCGGCACCGACTACCTGCGCCTGGGCCTGAACCTTTCGGACGACCTGCGCGGTGACAGCGCCTTCAACCTGGGCGCCAGCTACCGGGTCAATGGCATCAACAGCCTGGGTGCCGAGTGGCTGACCCGTGGCCAGATCGGCGACCAGCAAGAACTGTACAGCGAGTTCTACCAGCCGCTGGACGTTGGCTCGCGCTATTTCATTGCGCCGTACCTGGATTTCAGCTCACAGAACATCGAAGCCACCCTGGACAACGACCCCGTCGCAGAGTACCGCCTGGAACGCTACGGCTTTGGCCTGAACCTCGGCCGCCAGATTGGCACCAACGGTGAAGTACGCCTGGGCGTGGGCAAGGCCTGGGGCGAGGCCGAGGTACGCATTGGCGACCAGGACCTGCCCAAGGTCAGCTTCAACGAGGGCTTCTATGAACTGAAGTATTCGTTCGACACCCTCGACAACGTGTATTTCCCGCACAGCGGTGAGGACATTGGCCTGACCTTGCGCAAGTACGACAAATCGCTGGACTCCGACCAGGATTACCGGCAGTGGCTGTTCAACCTGGACAAGGCCATCAGTAGCGGGCCGAACACCTTCGTGCTGGGCGGACGCTACGGGCGCACCCTGGACGCTACCGAAGTGGTGACGTCCAGCTTCGTGATGGGTGGGGCACGAGAGCTGTCTGGCTTTCGCCAGGACTCGGTGTCGGGGCAGAACGTGAGCCTGCTGCGCATGGTCTATTACCGCCGGCTGACGCCACGGGCCTACGTACCGCTGGACTTCCCGCTGTACATTGGCGGGTCGCTGGAACGTGGGCGCGCGTGGAACAACGACAACGAGTTCGACAGCGGCTACATCAATGCGGCGAGCATCTTCCTGGGGCTGGAAACGCCTCTGGGGCCGCTGAACTTCAGCTACGGCACCAACAGTGCGCATGAGCAGGCGGTGTACCTGAACCTGGGGCATACCTTCTGATTCGCCGGGGGCCGCAAAGCGACCCCAGGGGCCCTCAGGACTTCTCGAGGTTGGACAGGATCGTGGCATGCACCCGCATGCACACCTGCAACTCTGCCTCGTCCACCCCGGTGAAAAGCTCCAACCGCAGCTGGTTGGCGATGGTTTCGATCTGGTCGATCAGCGGCTTGGCCGGCGGGCACAGCAAGATCTTCTTGGCCCGCCGGTCTTCCACCACCGCCTGCCGGCGCACCAGCCCTTGTGCTTCCAGGCTGTCGAGCAGGCGCGCCAGGGTCGGGCCTTCAACGCCCACGCTCTGGGCCAGCTCACGCTGAGTAGGGGCTTCTTCGAAACGCGCCAGGTGCAGCAACACCAGCCAGCGCGCCTGGGACAGGTTGAGCCCGGCCAGGCGGCGGTCCAGTTCGGCACGCCAGCCCCGGGACATCTGGGCCAGCTGCATGCCGAAGCGGTGTTGGTTGTCGGTCAGGGGCATAAGCAACTCATTGAACAGATCTAATTATTAGGCAGCTAACCATGCCCTTTCCGACGAGGCAAGGCTCGCGCGCCCTTCGCCGTTCGATAATCGTCAAAAAGCATGACAAAGGTCAGCAGATGGCGGTTCTGCCCTCGATCTGACTGCCCGTCACATCTCGAACTCGGCCGCCAGCGCCGCACGCACGCAATACAGCACACCCTCCGGCACCCGTGCCCCGAACTGGGGCGCAATGGCCGACACCGGCGGCAGTTCGCCCTCGCCATCCAGGAAGGCGTCCTGTACTTCCATCAGCAGGTCTTCCGGCAGGTCGAGGGCCTGGTCAAGGCTAAGCTCCTGGCGGCCCAACGCCTCGGCCAGCAGGCTATACACGTTCTTCTCGCTGCAGTTGAGCTGCCCGGCGATCTGCGCCGGGGTCATGCCGGCCCGGGCCAGGCTGACCAGTTCGTGGCGCAGGTCGAGTACCACTTTCGGCGCCTCTTCGGTGCCACCGCTGTTGTTCAGTACCTCGAGGAACGCCTGGCCATAACGCTCCAGCTTGCGCGCCCCCACACCGCTGACCTGGGCCATATCGCTGAGGCTGACCGGCTGGCTGCGCAGCATTTCCAGCAGCGTCGAGTCGGGGAAGATGACATAGGGCGGCACACTGTGCTCCTCCGCCAGCTTGCGCCGCAGGGTACGCAGCGCTTCCCACAGCTCGCGCTCCTCGGCACGCACCAACTGGCTGGCCGGGCTGCCACCGCTGGACGATGAGGTCTTGGCCGTGGTCTGCGGCTTGAGGTCGCGACGCAGTTGCAAGGTCACCTCGCCGCGCAGCAGTGGCCGGCAGCTGTCGGACAGGCGCAGGCCGCCATAGCCCTCCAGGTCGATGTCGACCAGCCCACGCGCCACCAGCTGGCGGAACAACGAACGCCACTCGACCTCGGCCAGGCCCTTGCCGACGCCGAACACCGACAGCTTCTCGTGGCCGAAATTGCGCACCTTCTCGTTGTCCTTGCCCAACAGCACATCGACCAGGTGGCCGACACCATAGCGCTGGCCAGTGCGGAAAACCGCCGACAGCGCCTGACGGGCCGGCTCGGTGGCGTCCCAGGTCTGAATGTTGTCGACACAGTTGTCGCAGTGCCCGCACGGCTGCTCGAGGATTTCATCGAAATAGGCCAGCAACGACTGGCGGCGGCAGCGGGTCTCTTCGCACAACGCCAGCATGGCGTCGAGCTTGTGCTGCTCGATGCGCTTGTGGCGCTCGTCTCCTTCGGAGTTCTGCAGCATCTGCTTGAGCATGACCATGTCCTGCAGGCCGTAGGCCATCCAGGCATCGGATGGCAAGCCGTCCCGGCCGGCACGGCCGGTTTCCTGGTAATAGGCCTCAAGCGACTTGGGCAGGTCGAGGTGGGCAACGAAGCGCACGTTGGGTTTGTCGATACCCATGCCGAAGGCAATGGTGGCGACCATGATCAACCCTTCCTCATTAAGGAAGCGGTGCTGGTTGGCAGAACGGGTCTCGGCAGCCAGGCCGGCATGATAAGGCAATGCCGGGAAACCCTGATCACAGAGGAAGGCTGCCGTTTCGTCGACCTTCTTGCGCGACAGGCAGTACACAATGCCCGCGTTGCCGCGGCGCTCGCCAAGGAAGGCCATCAGCTGCTTGCGCGGCGCTTCCTTGGGTACGATGCGATAGAAGATGTTCGGCCGGTCAAAGCTCGACAGGAAGCGCTCGGCGCCTTGCAGGTGCAGGCGCTGGACAATCTCTTCGCGGGTGCGCATATCGGCGGTGGCGGTCAGCGCAATGCGCGGCACATGCGGGAACAGCTCGGCCAATTGCCCCAGTTGCAGGTATTCGGGGCGGAAATCGTGGCCCCACTGCGACACGCAGTGCGCCTCGTCGATGGCAAACAGCGAGATGTCCAGATCGCGCAGGAAATCGAGCATGCGCGGCTGCACCAGGCGCTCCGGCGCCAGGTACAGCATCTTCACTTCGCCACGGCGCAGGCGCCCGGCCAGTTCACGCTGCTGCTCCGCCGTCAGGGTAGAGTTCAGCGCGGCAGCCGACACGCCCAGTTCGTCCAGCGTGGCGACCTGGTCGTCCATCAACGCAATCAGCGGTGAGACCACCACCGTCAGGCCCGGGCGCAGCAGCCCCGGCACCTGGAAACACAGCGACTTGCCGCCACCAGTGGGCATCAGCACCAGGGCATCGCCGCCATTGGCCACGCATTCGATGATTGCTGCCTGGCGCCCACGGAAACTGTCGTAGCCGAAGATGTCCTTGAGAACGCGCTGAGCCTGTTCGAGCATGTGCAACTCCACAAATCGCCGTACCACCCTGCATACAGGCTGGACGAAAAACCCGCTCCGCACACGCCAAATGCGTAAGCGGTTTTTGCCAGGGGCCGATAAAATCTGCCCCTGCATGAAAAATCGCGGAGTATACCGCAGCACCGCACTGCACAGGGCACCATGGTGATAGACGTTCCCTTTACCCCGCTACCCTTGCTTGGTGCTAGAATTCGGTATCGTTTATTCCCCAAGGTAGCCCTGTAATGTCCTTCGCCGAGCAACTGACCCGCCTGCAAGCCTTCCTCGACGCCGACGAGCTGCACGAAGAGGCGCTGGACTACGTCGCCGCCCACGGCTACCTGACCGCCCTGTCGATCAACGCCGAGGACGTGCCCGAGCGCGAATGGATCGACGCCTTGTTCGCCGAAGAGCCGCACTACGCCAGCGAGGCCCAGCGCACCGAGATCGAAGCCACCCTGGTGGCGTTGAAAGCGCACATCGCCCGCCAGCTGGCCAGCGACGAAGAATTCGACCTGCCATGCGACCTCGACCTGACCGACGAGCCGGATGATTCCGACCTGCGCGGCTGGTGCATTGGCTTCATGGAAGGCGTGTTCCTGCGTGAAGAGGCCTGGTTCGAGAACGCCGAAGAAGAAGTCAGCGAAATGTTGCTGCCGATCATGGTGGGCTCTGGCCTGTTCGACGAACAGCCAGAGTTCGCCGACATCGCCAGCAACGCCAACCTGCAGGATGACATGATCGTCCAGATCCCCGAGGCGCTGAGCGCATTGTTCCTGCTGCTGCACGCCCCTGACGAAAAACCGGCGCTGCTCAAGCCACGCCACCACTGAGTCGCCTGTGCGCTACCTGCTGCTGGCCATCGGCTGGCTCAGCGTTGCGCTGGGGGTGTTGGGGATATTCCTTCCGGTATTGCCCACCACCCCTTTCCTGCTTTTGGCGGCAGCCTGCTTTGCCCGCAGTTCGCCGCGCTTTCACCACTGGCTGGTCCATCACCCGAAGCTCGGGCCATGGATCCGCGACTACCTCAGTGGTGAAGGCATCCCCCTCAAGGGCAAGGTCTACGCCATCGGCCTGATGTGGGCCAGCATTGGCCTGTCGTGCTATCTGGTGCCCCTGTTCTGGGCCCGCGCCTTCATGTTGACCAGCGCTGTATTGGTAAGCCTCTATATCGTCAGGCAGAAAACCCTGCACACACCGAAGTGACATTTTTTTGTCGCCAAATATCACTTTCGCCTAACGGTCGTTTTCTTTATCCGAAATGGTTCTGGAACCACACAAAAGCCTTGTATTCATTGGCTTTCTTGCCTTTTCGCGCGCTTGCCAGCACAAAGTTTCGCTGCCCTTGTTAGACAATATATGTCTTATATGGCTATTTGATATGAAGAAATCTTCTTATCTATCGCGTTGAATGTACTTAGCTGTGTTGTTAAAAACCTGCAACACTATACGCGATAATTTTATCGTCATTTTTTTGGCGAGCAGCAGGATCAATTCCAGGATCAGGGAGATGTACCATGCGCGTTTTGAACCCCATCACCAGTGCATTACTGTTGGCCCTGGCGAGTGCCAACGTACAGGCGATGTCGATCACCGAGGCCGTCCAGAGCGCCGTGGACTACCACCCGCAGGTAAGCTCCAACCGTAACAGCAAGCTGTCGGCCGATGAAGACGTCAAGTTTGCGCGTGGTGGCTACTACCCTTCCGTGGATTTGGTTGCTGGCTATGGCCGCCAGCGTTCGGACAATGCCACCACCCGTGCCGAGGGTAACCACAACAAGGAAACCCTCAACTACACCCAGTCCGAGCTACGCCTGCGGCAGATGATTTTCGACGGTTTCAACACCGCGAACGAAGTGGGCCGCACCGAAGCGGTTTCCACCTCCCGCGCCTACTACACCCAGGCAGTTGCCCAGGATGTCGCCCTGCGTGCGATCGAGGTATACCTGGAAGTGCTCAAGCGCCGTGAGCTGGTAACCCTGGCCAAGAACAACCTGCAAGCCCACCTGCGCGTCAACGACCAGATCGGCCTGCGTAACGAGCGCGGCGTTGGCAGCACCGCCGACCTCGACCAGTCCCGCGCCCGTCGCGCCCTGGCGGAAAACAACCTGGATACCGCCGAAGTGGACCTGGCCGATGCCGAGGCCAACTTCTTCAGCGTGATCGGCCGTGCCCCGGACGAACTGGAAAGCCCGCCGACCATCAAGGGCGAGGTGCCTGAGACCCTCGACGGCGCGCGCGACAGCATGCGCCAGAACAACCCCTACATCAAATCGGCACAGGCTGACGTCAACGCCGCCGAGCAGCAATACGAAGTGGGCAAGTCGACCTTCTACCCGCGCTTCGACGCCATTCTTGCAACCGGTGCCAACAACAACACCGGTGGCGAAAAAGGCCACAACAACAACGATTGGCAGGCCGGCGTAGAGATGAACTACAACCTGTTCCGCGGCGGCAGCGACAAGGCCCGCCTGCAGTCTGACGCGCACAAGATCAACCAGGCCCTGGACATCCGCAACAACGCCCTGCGTGAGCTGACCGAAAACCTGAGCCTGGCGTGGAACGCCATGAACAATGCCAGCAAGCAGCTGCCTACCGCGCGTGAATACGCCGAGACCACCAAGCGCGTGCGCGCCGCTTACCAGGACCAGTTCGGCCTGGGCCAGCGTACCCTGCTGGACGTGCTTGACAGTGAAAACGAGCTGTACAACGCCGACCGCCGTTACACCGAAGTCCGCTACACCGAGGAATTCTCGCGCTACCGCGTGCTGGCGACCATGGGTGAGCTGTTGAGCAAACAGCGTATTTCGCTGCCGCCAGAGGCGCTGGCTACCACGGAAGTGCGTACCGAGGCGCGTCTACCTGAGATGCGTTGATCGGCTTCAAGTTCTGGGGGCCGCTTTGCGGCCCTTTCGCCGGCAAGCCAGCTCCCACAGGTACTGCATAGGCTTCAAACTTTGTGCAGTTGCCTGTGGGAATAAAAGCATGAGCCTTGACACTGTAACTGTGGGAGCTGGCTTGCCGGCGATAGGGCCCTCACGGGCACCTCAACCCTCACCATGGTTACGCTGGAACGTCTCCACCCCCATGGCCCTGATCTGCCCCTCGATCAACGCCTCGAACGGCGCCAGCAGGGCATCGAAGCTGGCAGGTTGCTCCAACGCATTCAAAGCCCCCACCACTGCCTCTATGGTCGATAGCGCCCCCGCCTCCGGCGCCTTGCGCAGCCGATAACGCGAAGGCGCGACTGCCCCCAGCGTCACCCGCGGCAACCCTTCCAGCAGCGGGTTCATGTACAGCAGCTTGCGCGCCTTGCGCCAGGTGCCGTCGGGCACGATCAGCAGCAACGGCGTGTCATCGACCTTGCCATAGGCTGTCAGCACCTGAGCGTCATCGCCCGGGAACAGCAAGGTCGGCCGGTAACCAGGCGTTGCCAGCAATTCACCCAGATCATCGAATACCTCGCCCACCCGCAGCTCGGCGTTGTTCAGGCCAAGGGCAGCAAAGCGCGCAGTGTTCAGGGCATGGGCGGTTTCACTGGGGTGCTGCAGCAGGATGACGCGGGTGCGGCTGTCGAGCGCGGGGATCAGTGGGCAGAGGCAATGGTCGAGCGGGCGCTGGCAGCGCTCGCAGCGGGGTCTGGGCATGGGGTTCTCCTTGGCGGGAACAGTGTGCCACAGAACCGGGGCCCGCTTTGCGGCCCCAGCGATCTCAGCGGTTGAAGCGCTCTGCCAGGCTGTGCAGGTAATCCGCCATGCGCTCCAGGTCCTGGCTGATTTCTGCACCCTGCCTGGCCTGCCCGGCACTCTGGTCACACAGCTGGGCAATTCTCACGATCTGCTGGTTGATGTCCTCGGCCACATGGCTTTGCTGCTCCGACGCCGTCGCCATCTGCTGGCTCATGCCGGTGATGCGGCTGACCGCCTGGGCAATCCCGCTCAACGCCGTCTGCACCGCCTCGACGCTGTGCACGCTGTCCCGCGAGATCTGCTCACCCCGGCTGGCGGTGCTAACCGCCCGTTCCGCGCCCGCGCGCAACGAAGCAATGATGTGGTGAATCTCGTCGGTCGATGCACGGGTACGTTGTGCCAGCGAACGCACTTCATCGGCCACCACGGCAAAACCCCGCCCCTGCTCACCCGCGCGCGCCGCCTCGATGGCAGCGTTGAGCGCCAACAGGTTGGTCTGCTCGGCAATCGAGGTAATCACATCGACCACGCTGCCGATGGACTGGGTCTGCTCGGCCAGGGCATTGACCGCCTGACCGATGTCGTTGACGGCATCGCTCATGCTGCCCATGGCCTTGAGGCTCTGCAGCGCGAGCTCGCTGCCATGCTGCGCCAGTTGGTCGGCATCGCCAGCCGCATGCGCCGTGCTCTGCACGTTGTGAGTGACCTGCTGGATGGTTGCGGCCATCTGCGCAATGGCCGTGGCCGATTGGTCGGTCTCGCTGCGCTGGCGGTCAAGCATCTGCGCCTGGGCATCGGACAAATCTGAGGACTGCGCAGCCCGCGACTTCACCCCGACGCCAGCGTCCACCAGGCGGGTCAGGGCTGTTTGCAAGCGCGCTTCCTCGCTGATGATGGCCAGGTCAAGCTGGCCCTGCAGGCCCGGGTTGTCGCTGTAGGTCAGCGCCACCAGCGGGCTGGTGAAGGCTTTGGGATGCTCGGCCAACGTGCGGCGGATGGCCTGGTTCTGCCGGTGCTCGACGAGGTACCAGGCCAACAGCAGGCTGGCCATCAGCACCCCAAGCGCTGCATAGGCCGGCAGCCACAAGTAACCGCCTGCCGATACCAGACCTGCGGCTATCAACGGCCAGCCATGGGCTAACCCGTGCCCCAGCCGCGCCGCCCAGGGCACAGCTGCGCGGTCGGCCCGCAGGCGCGCATACAGCGCCTCGGCGCGGCGGATCTGCTCACGCGTGGGCACCGAGCGCACCGACTCGTAACCACTGATGCGGCCCTGCTCGTAGATGGCCGTGACGTAAGCGCTGACCCAGTAGTAATCACCATTCTTCGCCCGGTTCTTGACCACCCCCATCCACGGCTTGCCCTGCTTGATCGTGTCCCACATATGCCCGAACACCGATGCAGGCATGTCCGGGTGACGCACCAGGTTGTGCGGTTGGCCGACCAGCTCGTCATAGGTAAATCCGCTGATCGCCACGAAGGCTTCGTTGCAGTAGGTGATGCGGCTGTTGAGGTCAGTCGTGGAAATCAGGCGTTGATCGCTTGAGAAGGTTCTTTCGTGCTCAGTGACGGGCAAATTCATGCGCATCGGGGCGATCCTTGCAGGATGAAATAAGGGGAAAATCATCAGCGCAAGTTGATATGTAGCAGAGCGCTATCAGGTTAGCGGTCAGCTTTTGCCGGAATTTAACGTCGCCCGACGGAATGCATGAATGCGTCGCTGCTCAGCCCACGTTCAACTGGCTTTTCAACAGATCACGGAAGGTCTGGATCAGCGGTTCACGGCTACGCCCACGGCGAATGATCAGCGAGAACGGCGCCTGGTAGCCAAAGGTGGACGGCGACAACACGCGCAAATCCCCCTTGTCGACCCAAGCCTGGGCATAGTGCTCGGGCAAGTACCCGATATAGGCGCCGGACAGGATCAGGATCAACTGCGCTTCCATACTCTCCACCGTCGCCGCGCTGTGCTTGAAGCCATGCCGGGCCAGCTCGGCCTGGCTCCAGTAGCCGCGCCCGACCATGCGCTGCTGCGTCACTACCGGCTCGGGGATGCGCCGTTCGGTATACAACGGGTGGCGGCTGCTGCAATACAGCCAGTGCTGTTCACGGTACAACGGCTGATAGAGCAGGCCGCTCATGCGCGAGGAGAACGCACCGATGGCCAGGTCCAGTCGGTTGTCCTGAACGCCCAGTTGCAGCTCGTAAGGGCTGGACACCGACAGGTGCAGGTGCACCGCCGGGTGCTCCTGGCTGTAGGCGCCGATGGCTTCGGCCAACGGCAAGGCCCGGTCGCCGACCGTGGAGTCGATAACCCCGAGGTTGAGGGTGCCACGCAACTCGCCCTTGAGGGCAGCGGCATACTGCTCGAAGCCATCCAGTTCGGCCAGAAGCCGCAGGGTCTCCTGGTGGAACAGCTCGCCCTTGCTGGTCAGGCTGAAACCGCCACGGCCGCGGTGGCACAGCACGATGCCCAGCGCGCCCTCCAACTGGCTCATGTAGGTGCTGATGGCCGAGGTCGACAGGTTCAACTCGCGCTGGGCGTTGGCGAAGCCCTGGTGGCGCACCACGCTGACAAAGATGCGCAGCAGTTTCAGGTCGGGCAAGGTCGAGGCCATGGTGCAACGGTTCCGCAGGTGTATTTGCGCGCAGTCTAACCGCTCTGCCCGTCTTTAGTTCAGAAATTCCTGAACTAAGTATTTGTCGGTAGCGATTCTTCCCCGGCACTACCTTCAGCAGACTTGGCCGAAAT from Pseudomonas fortuita carries:
- a CDS encoding TolC family outer membrane protein produces the protein MRVLNPITSALLLALASANVQAMSITEAVQSAVDYHPQVSSNRNSKLSADEDVKFARGGYYPSVDLVAGYGRQRSDNATTRAEGNHNKETLNYTQSELRLRQMIFDGFNTANEVGRTEAVSTSRAYYTQAVAQDVALRAIEVYLEVLKRRELVTLAKNNLQAHLRVNDQIGLRNERGVGSTADLDQSRARRALAENNLDTAEVDLADAEANFFSVIGRAPDELESPPTIKGEVPETLDGARDSMRQNNPYIKSAQADVNAAEQQYEVGKSTFYPRFDAILATGANNNTGGEKGHNNNDWQAGVEMNYNLFRGGSDKARLQSDAHKINQALDIRNNALRELTENLSLAWNAMNNASKQLPTAREYAETTKRVRAAYQDQFGLGQRTLLDVLDSENELYNADRRYTEVRYTEEFSRYRVLATMGELLSKQRISLPPEALATTEVRTEARLPEMR
- a CDS encoding LysR family transcriptional regulator — protein: MASTLPDLKLLRIFVSVVRHQGFANAQRELNLSTSAISTYMSQLEGALGIVLCHRGRGGFSLTSKGELFHQETLRLLAELDGFEQYAAALKGELRGTLNLGVIDSTVGDRALPLAEAIGAYSQEHPAVHLHLSVSSPYELQLGVQDNRLDLAIGAFSSRMSGLLYQPLYREQHWLYCSSRHPLYTERRIPEPVVTQQRMVGRGYWSQAELARHGFKHSAATVESMEAQLILILSGAYIGYLPEHYAQAWVDKGDLRVLSPSTFGYQAPFSLIIRRGRSREPLIQTFRDLLKSQLNVG
- a CDS encoding tRNA-uridine aminocarboxypropyltransferase; translation: MPRPRCERCQRPLDHCLCPLIPALDSRTRVILLQHPSETAHALNTARFAALGLNNAELRVGEVFDDLGELLATPGYRPTLLFPGDDAQVLTAYGKVDDTPLLLIVPDGTWRKARKLLYMNPLLEGLPRVTLGAVAPSRYRLRKAPEAGALSTIEAVVGALNALEQPASFDALLAPFEALIEGQIRAMGVETFQRNHGEG
- a CDS encoding methyl-accepting chemotaxis protein; amino-acid sequence: MRMNLPVTEHERTFSSDQRLISTTDLNSRITYCNEAFVAISGFTYDELVGQPHNLVRHPDMPASVFGHMWDTIKQGKPWMGVVKNRAKNGDYYWVSAYVTAIYEQGRISGYESVRSVPTREQIRRAEALYARLRADRAAVPWAARLGHGLAHGWPLIAAGLVSAGGYLWLPAYAALGVLMASLLLAWYLVEHRQNQAIRRTLAEHPKAFTSPLVALTYSDNPGLQGQLDLAIISEEARLQTALTRLVDAGVGVKSRAAQSSDLSDAQAQMLDRQRSETDQSATAIAQMAATIQQVTHNVQSTAHAAGDADQLAQHGSELALQSLKAMGSMSDAVNDIGQAVNALAEQTQSIGSVVDVITSIAEQTNLLALNAAIEAARAGEQGRGFAVVADEVRSLAQRTRASTDEIHHIIASLRAGAERAVSTASRGEQISRDSVHSVEAVQTALSGIAQAVSRITGMSQQMATASEQQSHVAEDINQQIVRIAQLCDQSAGQARQGAEISQDLERMADYLHSLAERFNR